A stretch of Halomonas elongata DSM 2581 DNA encodes these proteins:
- a CDS encoding PepSY domain-containing protein, protein MTGNLWAMMITRAFSIVHQNRALRRLYRTSCGALLCIAFSTPALGDEHWQSLHDDVRRGELVELPVILDWLQAHYAGEILEVELERDDGSPTYEIEMLGPQGQVVEFEFDAGNGELVGMEGVNINAMRKAQ, encoded by the coding sequence ATGACTGGCAACCTCTGGGCCATGATGATCACGCGCGCGTTTTCCATTGTTCACCAAAACCGAGCGCTTCGCCGCTTGTACCGCACGTCGTGCGGTGCTCTGCTGTGCATCGCATTCTCGACACCCGCCCTCGGCGACGAGCACTGGCAGAGTCTGCACGACGATGTGCGCCGTGGAGAACTGGTCGAACTGCCGGTGATCCTCGACTGGCTACAGGCGCATTACGCCGGCGAGATACTGGAAGTCGAGCTCGAGCGCGACGACGGCTCGCCGACCTACGAGATCGAGATGCTGGGCCCCCAGGGCCAGGTGGTAGAATTCGAGTTCGATGCCGGTAATGGAGAATTGGTCGGCATGGAAGGCGTGAACATCAATGCCATGAGGAAGGCGCAATGA
- a CDS encoding winged helix-turn-helix domain-containing protein: MKVLLVEDDEPLAEALSAALAEAGVLIEATASGTEADFLVQTERYDAVILDLGLPDGDGTRWLAQWREAGIDLPVLVLTARERWADKAAGFSAGADDYVTKPFETAEVLFRLRALVRRSHGHAHPILRVGDLALDTHTGSVTLAGRPISLTSQESRLLAYLVHTAPRVVSRAELAEHVYDRDHEPDSNVIDVQISRLRRKLGSQRIETLRGQGYRLIDLDEAS, from the coding sequence ATGAAGGTCTTGCTGGTAGAGGACGATGAGCCGCTCGCCGAGGCGCTGAGCGCAGCACTGGCCGAAGCCGGGGTACTGATCGAGGCAACCGCCAGCGGCACCGAGGCCGACTTCCTGGTACAGACCGAACGCTACGACGCCGTCATCCTCGACCTGGGGCTGCCCGACGGCGACGGTACCCGCTGGCTGGCCCAGTGGCGGGAAGCAGGCATCGATCTGCCCGTGCTGGTGCTCACCGCGCGCGAACGCTGGGCGGACAAGGCCGCCGGTTTCTCCGCCGGCGCCGACGATTATGTCACCAAGCCCTTCGAGACAGCCGAGGTGCTGTTTCGACTGCGAGCCCTGGTGCGCCGCAGCCACGGCCACGCCCATCCGATACTGCGCGTCGGCGACCTGGCCCTGGACACCCACACCGGCAGCGTGACGCTCGCCGGCCGTCCGATCAGCCTGACGTCCCAGGAATCCCGGCTGCTGGCTTACCTGGTGCACACCGCTCCTCGGGTGGTCAGCCGCGCCGAACTCGCCGAGCACGTCTACGATCGCGACCACGAACCGGATTCCAACGTCATCGACGTGCAGATCAGCCGACTGCGCCGCAAGCTCGGTAGCCAACGCATCGAGACGTTGCGTGGCCAGGGATACCGGCTGATCGACCTCGACGAGGCTTCATGA
- a CDS encoding sensor histidine kinase, translated as MSRRWRDSLARASVATRLLLGALLLIGLLLPLAGLGLAHHFRDSVTTVFDERLESLLNVVIAGVRFDEVEQRLIHERTLDDPRFRQVFSGWYWQVSDGDARVLTSRSLWDQRLTLDDATAPRDIVGPRNKPLRVVSREIRLASLNTPLRVSVAAPRNTIDLEASRFNRLLGFSLAGLGLLILLGLAVQIRWGLAPLRRLRDDLGAVENGDAERLGTRLPAELGRLAGAMNAVLERDRRRLERARHAAGNLAHALKTPVSVLTTLADGFPEDSRRRLKGELTRIDDAVRHHLARASAAGDGPLNRPIRCRDTLQPVLEGLTRLAERRGLHLEHDLPESLSVRLDPQDLQEVVGNLLDNALRWAEQRVRLSGDADASGAWLLVEDDGPGMSEADCQAALARGAKLDEQRSGSGLGLAIVNDLVTLYDGTLTLERAAWGGLAARVWLPAHPW; from the coding sequence ATGAGCCGGCGCTGGCGCGATAGCCTGGCCCGGGCCTCGGTCGCCACTCGCCTGCTGCTGGGCGCACTGCTGCTCATCGGCCTGTTGTTGCCGCTCGCCGGCCTGGGTCTGGCCCATCACTTTCGCGACTCGGTCACCACCGTCTTCGACGAGCGCCTCGAGTCCCTGCTCAATGTGGTAATCGCCGGCGTCCGCTTTGATGAGGTCGAGCAGCGGCTGATCCATGAACGCACCCTGGACGACCCGCGCTTCCGTCAGGTCTTCTCGGGCTGGTACTGGCAGGTCAGTGACGGTGACGCCCGGGTACTGACCTCGCGCTCGCTGTGGGACCAGCGCCTGACGCTCGATGACGCCACCGCGCCCCGCGATATCGTCGGCCCCCGAAACAAGCCGCTGCGCGTGGTTTCGCGAGAGATCCGGCTGGCGTCGCTGAATACCCCGTTGCGGGTCAGCGTGGCCGCCCCTCGCAACACCATCGACCTCGAAGCGTCACGCTTCAATCGACTGCTGGGCTTCTCGCTGGCCGGGCTCGGCCTGCTGATACTGCTCGGCCTGGCGGTGCAGATCCGCTGGGGCCTGGCGCCCCTGCGTCGTCTGCGCGACGATCTCGGTGCCGTGGAGAACGGTGACGCCGAGCGGCTCGGTACCCGGCTGCCCGCCGAACTGGGCCGGCTGGCCGGCGCCATGAACGCCGTCCTCGAGCGTGACCGGCGCCGTCTCGAACGCGCCCGCCACGCCGCCGGCAACCTCGCCCATGCGCTGAAGACCCCGGTCAGCGTGCTGACCACCCTGGCCGATGGCTTTCCCGAGGACTCGCGGCGTCGGCTCAAGGGCGAGTTGACCCGTATCGACGACGCGGTACGCCACCATCTCGCCCGCGCCTCGGCCGCCGGCGACGGCCCCCTGAACCGACCGATTCGCTGCCGCGATACTCTCCAGCCGGTGCTGGAGGGCCTGACACGTCTGGCCGAGCGGCGCGGCCTGCACCTGGAACACGACCTTCCCGAGTCGCTGAGCGTGCGCCTGGACCCGCAGGACCTGCAGGAAGTGGTCGGCAACCTGCTGGACAATGCCCTGCGCTGGGCCGAACAGCGTGTGCGCTTGAGCGGCGACGCCGATGCCAGTGGCGCCTGGCTGCTGGTCGAGGATGATGGCCCCGGCATGAGCGAGGCCGACTGCCAGGCCGCCCTGGCGCGAGGCGCGAAACTCGACGAACAGCGCTCCGGCAGCGGGCTCGGGCTGGCCATCGTCAACGACCTGGTCACCCTATACGATGGCACCCTGACTCTGGAGCGCGCCGCCTGGGGCGGTCTGGCAGCCAGGGTGTGGCTGCCCGCTCATCCCTGGTGA
- a CDS encoding HPP family protein, with product MKSYLAKMRGSRASRRDIDWHDAAWSWLGAFVGMGAVTMLGERWLTDQLLVVGSFGATSVLLYAAPESPFAQPRNVLLGSLLSALVGVACFEWFGATALAVALAVSLSVLVMQLTHSVHPPGAAAALIAVIGGADVHALGWWFPIIPIALGCSVMLIVAMLVNNLARHRRYPHYW from the coding sequence ATGAAATCGTATCTTGCCAAGATGCGTGGATCCCGCGCGTCCCGACGTGATATCGACTGGCACGATGCCGCCTGGTCCTGGCTTGGCGCCTTCGTCGGCATGGGAGCCGTGACCATGCTCGGCGAACGCTGGCTCACCGACCAGCTACTCGTCGTCGGCTCGTTCGGCGCAACCTCCGTGCTTCTGTATGCCGCGCCGGAGAGTCCCTTCGCCCAGCCCCGCAACGTGTTGCTCGGCAGTCTTCTCTCGGCACTGGTCGGCGTCGCCTGCTTCGAGTGGTTCGGCGCCACGGCCCTGGCCGTGGCACTGGCCGTCTCGCTATCGGTCCTGGTGATGCAGCTCACCCACAGCGTGCATCCTCCCGGCGCCGCTGCCGCCTTGATCGCCGTCATCGGCGGCGCAGACGTGCATGCCCTGGGCTGGTGGTTCCCGATCATTCCGATCGCGCTCGGCTGCAGTGTCATGCTCATTGTCGCCATGCTGGTCAACAACCTCGCTCGCCACCGGCGCTATCCCCATTATTGGTAG
- a CDS encoding metallophosphoesterase family protein, whose amino-acid sequence MTTAEDASRPLPSVLAGPLLRRLSSERLLFWLVGSRPLDMQLVLQPDGQPPRRLALNDKRVHCLPLGRHAYLHLIDVSLGTPLPQDVRIDYDLRLPDEGGIADWAPHLLHEGARRPGFVLASTQRRLLHGSCRRPHHDGPDGLARADAWLAERRDDTQQWPAWLLMTGDQVYADDVAGPMLVAIHQLIQRLGLFDEPLDGATVTDSRALYTTDTAYYRRDSLLPDVTESGELRKRFFGGAKKPIFTSANAYNHLISFGEIIAMYLLVWSPTPWRLVEMTRPALDEANSEIFDNELGIIERFVDELPAAARLMAHLPTLMIFDDHDVTDDWNLTAAWEETAYGHPFSRRIIGNALMGYLLCQGWGNDPDRLAGPMQEVTTLLETAAREDGWLPAEPHDAFLRYLQRFEGWEYQVPGTPKLVVLDTRTRRWRSERQLGRPSGLMDWEALSELQQQILDAPSVVIVSPTPMFGVKLIEVVQKLFTLAGKPLLVDAENWMAHRGAASVMLNIFRHSRTPGHYVVLSGDVHYSFAYDIQIRHRRHGSRIWQITSSGVKNAFPDTLLDAFDRANRWLYAPRSPLNWFTKRRPMRIRPRDPDRAKAGERLWNGAGIGLVVLDEQGRPEDIRELDARGFDVVFPPPRGDA is encoded by the coding sequence ATGACGACAGCGGAAGACGCATCCCGGCCCCTACCTTCCGTACTGGCAGGCCCCCTGCTGAGGCGCCTGTCGAGCGAGCGGCTACTGTTCTGGCTGGTGGGCAGCCGCCCCCTCGACATGCAGCTTGTCCTGCAGCCCGATGGCCAGCCTCCGCGTCGCCTGGCGCTCAACGACAAGCGGGTGCACTGCCTGCCTCTGGGGCGTCATGCCTATCTGCACCTGATCGACGTCTCGCTGGGCACGCCCCTGCCCCAGGACGTGCGCATCGATTACGACCTGCGCCTGCCCGACGAAGGCGGCATCGCCGACTGGGCGCCCCACCTGCTCCATGAAGGCGCCCGGCGCCCCGGCTTCGTTCTCGCCTCCACCCAGCGCCGGCTGCTCCATGGCTCCTGTCGACGCCCGCACCATGACGGGCCGGACGGCCTGGCACGCGCCGACGCCTGGCTCGCCGAGCGGCGCGACGACACCCAGCAATGGCCCGCCTGGCTGTTGATGACCGGCGATCAGGTCTACGCCGATGATGTGGCCGGTCCCATGCTGGTAGCGATCCACCAGTTGATCCAGCGCCTGGGGCTGTTCGACGAACCTCTGGACGGCGCCACCGTCACCGATAGCCGCGCCCTTTATACCACCGACACCGCCTACTACCGTCGCGACTCCCTGCTGCCGGATGTCACCGAGAGCGGCGAGTTGCGCAAGCGCTTCTTCGGCGGAGCGAAGAAACCGATCTTCACCTCGGCCAACGCCTACAACCACCTGATCAGCTTCGGCGAGATCATCGCCATGTATCTGCTCGTCTGGTCGCCCACCCCATGGCGCCTGGTGGAGATGACACGGCCCGCCCTCGACGAAGCCAACAGCGAGATCTTCGACAACGAACTCGGCATCATCGAACGTTTCGTCGACGAGCTGCCCGCCGCGGCACGCCTGATGGCTCACCTGCCGACTCTGATGATCTTCGATGACCACGACGTCACCGACGACTGGAACCTGACCGCCGCCTGGGAAGAAACCGCCTACGGCCACCCTTTCTCGCGGCGCATCATCGGCAACGCCCTGATGGGCTATCTGCTCTGCCAGGGCTGGGGCAACGACCCGGACCGTCTGGCCGGCCCCATGCAGGAAGTCACGACACTGCTAGAAACTGCCGCGCGCGAAGACGGCTGGCTGCCCGCCGAGCCGCACGATGCTTTCCTGCGCTACCTGCAGCGTTTCGAGGGCTGGGAATACCAGGTGCCCGGCACTCCCAAGCTCGTGGTACTGGATACCCGCACGCGCCGCTGGCGCAGCGAGCGCCAGCTCGGGCGCCCTTCCGGGCTCATGGACTGGGAAGCGCTCTCCGAACTGCAGCAGCAGATCCTCGACGCTCCTTCGGTGGTGATCGTCTCGCCGACACCGATGTTCGGCGTCAAGCTCATCGAGGTGGTGCAGAAACTCTTCACCCTGGCCGGCAAGCCATTGCTGGTGGACGCCGAAAACTGGATGGCCCATCGCGGCGCGGCCAGCGTGATGCTCAACATCTTCCGCCACTCGCGCACGCCCGGCCACTACGTGGTGCTCTCCGGCGATGTGCACTATTCCTTCGCCTACGATATCCAGATCCGCCATCGGCGGCATGGCTCGCGAATCTGGCAGATCACCTCCAGCGGCGTGAAGAACGCCTTCCCCGACACCCTGCTGGATGCCTTCGACCGGGCCAATCGCTGGCTCTACGCTCCGCGTTCGCCGCTCAACTGGTTCACCAAGCGGCGCCCCATGCGCATTCGCCCGCGCGACCCGGATCGCGCCAAGGCCGGCGAACGGCTGTGGAACGGCGCCGGCATCGGCCTGGTCGTGCTGGACGAACAGGGCCGCCCCGAGGACATCCGTGAACTCGATGCCCGGGGCTTCGACGTGGTCTTTCCGCCGCCCCGGGGCGACGCCTAG